The following coding sequences are from one Beggiatoa alba B18LD window:
- a CDS encoding GatB/YqeY domain-containing protein, whose translation MSDSLKLRIQEDVKAAMRAQEKERLGTIRLLMAAIKQREVDERIVLDDTQIVAVLDKMIKQRRDSISQFSAAGRQDLADKESREIEVLQSYMPQALSESELTALIEAAISESGATSIKDLGKVMGILKPQVQGRADMSVVSTELKKRLA comes from the coding sequence ATGTCTGATTCTCTCAAACTGCGTATTCAGGAAGATGTTAAAGCCGCTATGCGGGCGCAAGAAAAAGAGCGTTTAGGTACGATTCGTTTATTGATGGCTGCGATTAAGCAGCGGGAAGTCGATGAGCGGATTGTCTTAGACGATACGCAAATCGTGGCAGTGCTTGATAAAATGATTAAGCAACGTCGTGATTCTATCAGCCAGTTTTCCGCTGCGGGTCGTCAGGACTTAGCGGATAAAGAATCCCGTGAAATTGAAGTTCTCCAGTCTTATATGCCTCAGGCGTTGAGTGAGTCTGAATTGACCGCGCTTATCGAGGCTGCCATCTCTGAATCTGGCGCGACCTCTATCAAGGATTTAGGTAAGGTCATGGGGATATTGAAGCCTCAGGTGCAAGGGCGTGCCGATATGTCTGTTGTGAGTACCGAGTTGAAAAAACGCTTAGCTTAA
- a CDS encoding ATP-binding protein: MNTFSTKFNEHIEYLGVTNQKLSQVLGVHHTTIARWRKDSEPETPTPIKMFAKHYRLPDEDTEELLNAIKFTYQGDTGINIEKKGNAQIPSSQIINPFIVGTPVKRGQFFGREDILRNLFNLWRDYPQQPIQNAAIYGEKRIGKTSLLFQIRDLANFQTTDTNWRDTQKNYEWLLPKQHSYNFIYVDFQNPQMGFRKKLLEHILKNMRLESSENLVLSEQNAITEFYDILSEKLKAPTIVLFDEINAAVSHPSKELDNYFWESLRSISTTMFDTARLGFVIASTETPSKLSEILDKKTISSPFFNIFGYQIEMPVFSKEEALELMEQSPIVISADDKDFILEKSQLHPLKLQVLCRQYVDAYRNNSVEKWRDFNSLTE; encoded by the coding sequence ATGAATACTTTTTCTACAAAATTTAATGAACATATAGAATACTTAGGTGTTACCAACCAAAAACTATCACAAGTTTTAGGCGTGCATCACACAACTATTGCTCGGTGGCGTAAAGATAGTGAGCCAGAGACACCAACACCTATTAAAATGTTTGCAAAACACTATCGCTTACCTGATGAAGATACAGAAGAATTATTAAATGCGATTAAATTCACATATCAAGGCGATACAGGTATAAATATAGAAAAAAAGGGAAATGCTCAAATACCATCCTCACAAATCATTAACCCCTTTATTGTTGGAACGCCAGTTAAACGTGGACAGTTTTTTGGGCGGGAGGATATTTTACGCAACCTATTTAATTTATGGCGAGATTACCCTCAGCAACCTATACAAAATGCAGCAATTTATGGTGAAAAAAGAATAGGGAAAACTTCTTTATTATTTCAAATACGTGACTTAGCAAACTTTCAAACGACGGATACAAACTGGAGAGATACGCAAAAAAACTATGAATGGTTATTACCTAAACAACATTCATATAATTTTATTTACGTAGATTTTCAAAATCCACAGATGGGATTTCGCAAAAAATTACTAGAACACATATTGAAAAATATGCGATTAGAATCTAGTGAAAATTTAGTGCTTAGTGAACAGAATGCCATAACAGAATTCTATGATATTCTTAGCGAAAAGTTAAAAGCACCAACAATTGTGCTATTTGACGAAATTAATGCAGCTGTTTCTCACCCAAGCAAGGAGCTAGACAACTATTTTTGGGAGTCCCTACGGTCTATATCTACAACGATGTTTGATACAGCACGTTTAGGATTTGTAATCGCCTCAACTGAAACTCCCTCTAAACTCAGTGAAATTTTAGATAAAAAGACAATATCATCACCTTTTTTTAATATCTTTGGATATCAAATAGAAATGCCTGTTTTCTCGAAAGAGGAAGCATTAGAACTGATGGAACAATCCCCAATTGTGATTTCAGCGGATGATAAAGACTTTATTCTGGAAAAAAGCCAATTACACCCTTTAAAACTGCAAGTGTTATGTCGTCAATACGTTGATGCTTATCGTAACAATTCAGTTGAAAAATGGCGGGATTTTAATAGTTTAACTGAGTAG
- a CDS encoding nSTAND1 domain-containing NTPase, which produces MITFFWTSFKLLFSYLKWMFFQPSGWKQYEKEQREQVVKKNRFIPEQIAQFKHLIFASYIILPSLLLVIGGIIVFTLQGNQGSQEDINNLAFILSASLAFALGIGLSFWIIGLDTAVGTGLIVLFYMAGGFVFYNQAYNTTTLPILALASGIASSVLNTLSENNKTTFNISLFIYQLSTIFLGITISFCILILTALVLFNLSRVSFQSLFVLPVLISFLLLSKKEHRKFIIYITITLTLYAICHYDYLSPSQDGHIFEGIAKGSLNGFVIFTSFFCLPYLVIARFFQSIRIATSVGTIIGAFSIAFLYPLLTQLDTKPIDGINGAKLFVEFQNNNTLLLLFISVACVSIGLFINLWLPILLTPFLIMWNTLNYLLDVKASRTTSLSAKRLKRHFAFWYEHYYLNIGGFGLIEHFDLLHEHNKTQCNNEIEFNEALTLLEQKTASSTVWKGTIEIIKIRADARVLGEVTDITSIQTLSTKTKRLHNSIFFAHFQDWSKSVTDALSYTQSYDQIQGLDQVRQRIQTFLQTNQNKSVQEYLNPIAQKWLTLLQTEIEKLHNQAQQVREIYSPYIVGSPVPHNNPVFVGRTEFIQQIEQRFKDGNSIFLYGQYRIGKTSLLKALRAFMPNMIVLYVDLQGVIPVCNNMDDFWRGLAKQLKHSAKNTYDLVLLEYLPTHGNAYEYFSEWVEQIGERIGEKILVIAFDEFARLHQAIKNGEAQLTASIVDILRHWIQHYPKRRLIIAAQNLEEFRSYHSVANAFQFEYLSYLSDEASHQLIERPVKDFPLQYDADAVQMMLDVTHNQPALLQLLCRQIVELKNIGIRTSSQPRHIFYQVTTVDVQHAIATSLKKGAGIFTTFEVRAREQGVVILRFIAQQGSQRVITKAEIEGFCKNSGDILKRLEQLELLKKVGHGYRFEVEMMRLWFEKEQHFS; this is translated from the coding sequence ATGATTACTTTTTTTTGGACTTCATTTAAATTATTGTTTTCTTATCTCAAATGGATGTTTTTTCAACCATCGGGATGGAAACAGTATGAAAAAGAACAAAGGGAACAAGTAGTAAAAAAAAATCGATTTATTCCTGAACAAATAGCCCAATTTAAACATCTTATTTTTGCTTCTTATATTATTTTACCGAGCTTACTATTAGTTATTGGGGGGATAATTGTTTTTACTCTCCAAGGCAATCAAGGTAGTCAGGAGGATATAAATAATTTAGCGTTTATATTGTCAGCAAGTTTAGCTTTTGCACTGGGAATTGGGCTTAGTTTTTGGATTATTGGATTAGATACAGCAGTTGGTACAGGGCTTATTGTCTTATTTTATATGGCTGGGGGCTTTGTATTTTATAATCAAGCTTATAATACAACAACATTACCTATACTTGCTTTAGCATCAGGTATTGCTAGCAGTGTTCTAAATACTTTAAGTGAGAATAATAAAACAACATTTAATATATCCCTATTTATTTATCAATTGAGTACAATTTTTTTGGGAATAACTATTAGTTTTTGTATATTAATATTAACGGCTTTGGTTCTTTTTAATCTTTCGCGTGTTTCATTCCAGTCGCTTTTTGTTTTACCTGTATTAATATCTTTTTTACTCTTATCTAAAAAAGAGCATAGAAAATTTATTATTTATATAACCATTACATTAACGCTATATGCAATATGTCATTATGACTATCTATCCCCATCTCAAGACGGACATATTTTTGAAGGCATTGCTAAAGGCTCATTAAATGGTTTTGTTATTTTTACTAGTTTCTTTTGCTTACCTTACCTCGTTATTGCTCGTTTTTTTCAAAGCATACGCATTGCAACTTCGGTAGGTACTATTATTGGTGCATTTAGTATTGCTTTCTTGTATCCACTGCTCACACAACTAGATACTAAACCTATTGATGGTATTAATGGTGCTAAGCTTTTTGTTGAGTTTCAAAATAACAACACTCTATTATTACTGTTTATTAGTGTTGCGTGTGTATCTATTGGACTTTTCATTAATTTGTGGTTACCTATCCTCTTAACACCTTTTCTAATAATGTGGAATACACTGAATTATCTGCTCGATGTCAAGGCAAGTCGTACTACGTCCCTATCAGCTAAACGATTAAAACGGCATTTTGCCTTTTGGTATGAGCACTATTATTTAAACATTGGTGGTTTTGGTCTAATAGAACATTTTGATTTATTGCATGAACACAATAAAACTCAATGCAATAATGAAATTGAGTTTAACGAAGCATTAACATTGCTAGAACAAAAAACAGCTTCATCTACCGTTTGGAAAGGAACTATAGAGATAATAAAAATACGGGCAGATGCGCGAGTATTGGGTGAAGTTACAGATATAACAAGCATCCAAACACTATCTACTAAGACTAAACGTCTACATAACTCAATTTTTTTTGCTCATTTTCAAGACTGGAGTAAAAGCGTTACAGACGCGCTGAGTTACACTCAATCTTATGATCAGATTCAAGGCTTAGATCAAGTAAGGCAACGTATTCAAACTTTTCTACAAACCAATCAGAATAAATCTGTTCAAGAATATTTGAATCCTATTGCCCAAAAATGGCTAACACTATTACAAACGGAAATTGAAAAACTACATAATCAAGCTCAACAAGTTCGTGAAATCTATTCTCCTTACATTGTTGGCTCACCTGTTCCTCACAATAATCCTGTATTTGTTGGAAGAACAGAATTTATTCAGCAAATTGAACAACGATTTAAAGATGGAAACTCTATTTTCTTGTATGGACAGTATCGTATAGGTAAAACAAGTTTATTAAAAGCCTTACGTGCATTTATGCCTAATATGATTGTGCTATATGTTGATTTACAGGGGGTTATCCCTGTTTGTAACAACATGGATGATTTTTGGCGCGGATTAGCAAAGCAATTGAAACACTCGGCAAAAAACACATATGATTTAGTACTATTAGAATACCTACCAACACACGGCAATGCTTATGAGTATTTTTCAGAATGGGTAGAACAAATCGGTGAGCGTATTGGTGAAAAAATACTGGTTATTGCATTTGATGAATTTGCACGATTGCATCAAGCCATTAAAAATGGAGAAGCTCAATTGACAGCCTCAATTGTAGATATTTTAAGACATTGGATACAACATTATCCAAAACGTCGTTTAATTATTGCCGCGCAGAATTTAGAAGAGTTTAGAAGCTATCACAGCGTAGCAAATGCGTTTCAATTTGAGTACCTTAGCTATTTGTCAGATGAAGCATCGCATCAGTTAATTGAAAGACCAGTAAAAGACTTTCCGTTGCAATATGATGCTGATGCAGTACAAATGATGCTGGATGTGACTCATAATCAACCCGCATTATTGCAACTGTTGTGTCGTCAAATTGTTGAACTGAAAAACATAGGAATCCGCACCTCATCGCAACCAAGACATATTTTTTATCAAGTAACCACTGTAGATGTACAACATGCTATTGCAACATCTTTAAAAAAAGGAGCAGGTATATTTACTACTTTTGAAGTTCGTGCAAGAGAACAAGGCGTTGTTATTTTACGGTTTATTGCGCAACAGGGTTCTCAACGAGTAATTACTAAGGCAGAAATTGAAGGTTTTTGTAAAAATTCTGGAGATATCTTAAAACGACTAGAACAATTAGAGTTATTGAAAAAAGTTGGGCATGGGTATCGTTTTGAAGTAGAAATGATGCGATTATGGTTTGAAAAAGAGCAACATTTTAGTTAG
- a CDS encoding TRAP transporter large permease subunit yields MKIINSPFLEDIRKGVFPKDKDIDTTKQHVEIFFCILTSLFLLPFIIFSFYENDSSLIYYLQIGLILLIFSSLFFSKIPLLYTDNIKLNSKDNNTQPVILFIALPILIFLTIYFNNLAFMFLLVLYGLAKTNEGKVFLWEYRKLLPFIIPIIIYYLIDKDIYSLNRTDDFKIITNTVTIFIFLTVVLRAAGIKQILSRIAFQLASQQRIGFNAAFFAILNSWLYGMFTGSARGNITETAHDYTYRAMLTAGYTPQFTALLIAIASTSGQITPPIMGAISLIILHKIENITYSNIIISTFSLSFLFFMSMLVIAFIQARIDNITLKELIAGSELKEEIKPQNFLLDWTKIVILFVILFVFSTFSFSFFEKTTLLFAMVIILIMSLQKKEDKGKFIFRILAEWGKDVRFLILLSFLLLTIIESALNIKELWIVERIPLHLLETTSPLFSYLIKPLMILLISGVLIILNSLLPTIAVFLLTAPFISPILENLGFNALSSYLFIFYYSALAGLTPIFNRNNSIPPYIKSAWQKRIKDENNEFNESQDINLIKRLIYPLYLLPIIWLFHPALHQIPSTLTAFYLLISIIVIMIGVYSFTLYNKEIPFFEKTQTHFILFLIIAYLLCLPTFIVFILSGVIFLILLLINSRRSNSSLKTAFDLAFNLAYRQLSLSIILSLATLTLVYTVYITGMGYYRYFKEENFQHWLNSRYHFLLHVNDCQDLSQIKRFIKENTGYDITAVCTKTANVFVARTNPTPFIVFPTIAVEFKPELAQLLPNFYQNLQKNYQEEIESYRNAVKESCFLALEKSLTQWQNNKLDMQKIRGTNCETEQQYPIAFVGSDLTTNSYNILPYQTITLLSTQIVNEKMPILIAHLEHNAEQSFLVLSYFDTENYRDSDINKLIFVPEGSLNSIYKESQLGIDNSLFIKVQNISNLEDLKTIIQYIKSPIIKNKLDYYGISESIIGSLEDEYILKNKRSLNDLDNALNILDSLFILIVLLTFIILLTTLILFFDKNRKIFALARIAGLPRTITFTFLIIVSLCFSVFPIFLAIFLNTVVNIGIAIFIPNITFSFSIMDIILLLVTVILLALLSSLILYWRFFFKSIISELLYVRQQS; encoded by the coding sequence ATGAAAATAATCAATTCACCCTTTTTAGAGGATATAAGGAAAGGCGTTTTTCCAAAGGATAAGGATATTGATACAACTAAACAGCATGTTGAGATATTTTTTTGTATTTTAACAAGTTTATTCTTACTACCATTCATTATATTTTCTTTTTATGAAAATGATAGTAGCTTAATATATTACTTACAAATAGGCTTGATTTTATTAATTTTTAGCTCTTTATTTTTTTCAAAAATTCCTCTCCTTTACACTGACAATATCAAACTCAATTCAAAAGACAATAATACGCAACCTGTTATTTTATTTATAGCATTACCAATACTAATATTTTTGACAATATATTTTAATAATTTAGCCTTTATGTTTTTATTAGTACTTTATGGATTAGCTAAAACAAATGAGGGGAAAGTGTTTTTATGGGAATATAGAAAATTATTACCTTTTATCATACCAATAATTATCTACTATCTAATAGATAAAGATATTTATTCTTTAAATAGAACAGACGATTTTAAAATTATTACTAATACTGTCACTATTTTTATTTTTCTCACCGTTGTTTTACGAGCAGCGGGCATTAAACAAATATTAAGTAGGATTGCTTTTCAATTAGCCAGCCAACAGCGAATTGGTTTTAATGCCGCGTTTTTTGCAATTTTAAATTCTTGGCTTTACGGCATGTTTACTGGTTCTGCACGGGGAAATATTACAGAAACCGCACATGATTATACGTATCGTGCAATGCTTACAGCAGGTTACACCCCCCAGTTTACCGCGTTATTAATCGCAATAGCTTCTACTTCTGGACAAATAACCCCACCTATCATGGGTGCTATTAGTCTAATTATATTACATAAAATTGAAAATATAACTTATAGCAATATTATCATAAGCACATTCTCGTTATCTTTTCTTTTCTTTATGAGTATGTTAGTCATTGCGTTTATTCAAGCGCGTATCGACAACATTACACTAAAAGAATTAATTGCTGGAAGTGAATTAAAGGAAGAAATTAAACCGCAAAACTTTCTTTTGGATTGGACAAAAATAGTAATACTGTTTGTAATCTTATTTGTTTTTAGTACTTTTTCTTTTTCATTTTTTGAAAAAACTACTTTGCTATTTGCGATGGTCATCATTTTGATCATGTCTTTACAAAAAAAAGAAGATAAAGGTAAGTTTATTTTCAGAATATTAGCGGAATGGGGAAAAGATGTTAGGTTTTTAATATTACTTTCTTTTTTACTATTAACAATCATAGAATCTGCCTTAAATATAAAAGAATTATGGATTGTAGAACGGATTCCTCTACATTTGTTAGAAACTACCTCGCCACTTTTCTCATACCTCATTAAGCCATTAATGATATTGCTTATCAGTGGCGTTCTAATCATCCTAAATAGTTTACTACCCACTATTGCTGTTTTTTTACTCACTGCCCCCTTTATTTCACCTATACTTGAAAACCTTGGATTTAATGCATTATCTAGTTATCTTTTCATTTTCTATTATTCTGCACTTGCTGGTTTAACCCCAATTTTTAATAGAAACAACAGTATTCCACCTTATATAAAATCTGCTTGGCAAAAAAGAATAAAAGATGAAAATAATGAATTCAATGAATCACAAGACATTAATCTTATAAAAAGACTTATATATCCCCTCTACCTATTACCTATTATTTGGTTATTTCATCCTGCATTACACCAAATTCCTAGTACTTTAACAGCTTTTTATTTACTTATTAGCATTATAGTTATAATGATAGGCGTTTACAGTTTTACCCTGTACAACAAAGAAATTCCGTTTTTTGAGAAAACCCAAACCCACTTTATTTTATTCTTAATTATTGCTTATCTTTTATGTTTACCTACATTTATAGTATTTATCCTTTCTGGAGTGATATTTTTAATTTTATTACTTATTAATTCGCGACGCTCAAATAGTTCATTAAAAACAGCATTTGATTTAGCATTCAATCTTGCATATCGTCAATTATCACTCTCTATTATTCTCAGTTTGGCAACACTAACCCTTGTATATACTGTATATATTACAGGAATGGGATATTATCGCTATTTTAAAGAAGAGAATTTTCAACACTGGTTAAATAGTCGTTATCACTTTCTGCTCCATGTCAATGATTGCCAAGATTTATCGCAAATTAAGAGATTTATTAAAGAAAATACTGGATACGATATAACGGCTGTTTGTACTAAAACCGCAAATGTTTTCGTTGCACGGACTAATCCCACTCCCTTCATTGTATTTCCCACAATTGCTGTAGAATTTAAACCTGAATTAGCTCAGTTATTACCTAATTTTTATCAAAACTTACAAAAAAACTACCAAGAAGAAATTGAATCATATCGCAACGCTGTTAAGGAAAGTTGCTTTTTAGCTTTAGAAAAGTCATTGACTCAATGGCAAAATAATAAACTTGATATGCAAAAAATAAGGGGAACTAACTGCGAAACAGAACAACAATATCCCATTGCATTTGTTGGTAGTGACTTAACCACTAACTCATATAATATTTTACCCTATCAAACGATTACCTTGCTTAGTACCCAGATAGTTAACGAAAAGATGCCAATATTAATCGCGCATCTTGAGCATAATGCGGAACAATCTTTTTTAGTACTTTCTTATTTTGATACGGAAAATTATAGGGATAGTGATATTAACAAATTAATTTTTGTTCCTGAAGGAAGCCTAAATAGCATATATAAAGAGTCTCAGTTGGGTATAGATAATAGTTTATTTATAAAAGTACAAAATATTTCTAATTTAGAAGATTTAAAAACGATTATTCAATATATTAAAAGCCCCATAATAAAAAATAAATTAGACTATTACGGAATCAGCGAGTCTATTATCGGCTCATTAGAAGATGAGTACATTTTAAAAAATAAGAGGTCACTTAATGACCTTGATAACGCACTTAATATATTGGATTCATTATTTATTTTAATAGTTTTATTAACTTTTATAATTTTATTAACAACATTAATACTGTTTTTTGATAAAAATAGAAAAATCTTCGCATTAGCAAGAATTGCAGGCTTGCCGCGTACAATCACCTTTACTTTTTTAATTATTGTGTCCTTATGTTTTTCAGTATTTCCTATCTTTTTAGCAATATTTTTAAACACAGTTGTTAATATTGGAATTGCTATTTTTATTCCTAATATTACTTTTAGTTTCAGTATAATGGATATTATCCTACTCTTAGTAACTGTTATATTATTGGCATTATTGAGTAGTCTTATTTTGTATTGGCGTTTCTTTTTTAAGTCTATTATCAGTGAGTTGCTCTATGTCAGACAACAATCCTAA
- a CDS encoding ATP-binding cassette domain-containing protein — MSDNNPNNQQNALTLLLQTKNITIRHKDNILLENVSLDVYQGEIHIITGDIGTGKTSLLNILGLLSELESEDREKSELSVFMPKRINCNRLFVGERDFLIRTYFSYIFQSPELIMNWSAIDNINFFLTATGYLRFNERARRNEAYSLCRSMGITAEIAERPVYTLSGGERQLIDIIRALVKKPKVLIADEPTANLSPELKSEIIFSLIKQIGQEQVSLIVATHDIVTIDLGGLIQLGQSYKLNFKFHRIENKQLKRISIDNYIQVD; from the coding sequence ATGTCAGACAACAATCCTAATAACCAACAAAATGCCCTAACACTTTTATTACAGACGAAAAATATTACAATTCGGCATAAAGACAATATTCTTTTAGAAAATGTCTCACTAGATGTCTATCAAGGTGAGATTCATATTATTACTGGTGATATTGGTACAGGAAAAACTTCATTATTGAATATATTGGGTTTACTGTCTGAACTAGAAAGCGAAGATAGAGAAAAAAGTGAATTATCTGTATTTATGCCAAAAAGAATTAATTGTAATAGATTATTTGTCGGGGAGCGTGATTTTCTAATTAGAACATATTTCTCATATATATTTCAGTCACCTGAATTAATTATGAATTGGAGTGCCATTGATAATATTAATTTTTTTTTAACGGCAACGGGATACTTGAGATTTAACGAAAGAGCACGGCGCAATGAGGCTTATTCATTATGTCGTAGCATGGGAATTACAGCAGAAATTGCCGAAAGACCTGTTTATACGTTATCAGGTGGTGAAAGACAATTAATTGATATTATTAGAGCCTTGGTTAAAAAACCAAAAGTTTTAATAGCTGATGAGCCAACTGCAAATTTATCCCCTGAACTTAAGTCGGAAATAATATTTTCTTTAATAAAACAGATTGGGCAGGAACAAGTTAGTCTTATTGTTGCAACACATGATATAGTTACGATAGACTTGGGTGGACTAATACAATTAGGACAAAGTTACAAGCTTAACTTTAAGTTTCATCGGATAGAAAATAAGCAGTTAAAAAGAATATCTATCGATAATTACATTCAGGTTGATTAG
- the dnaG gene encoding DNA primase, translating to MRIARSFINDLVARADIVEIVDSYVPLRKAGRNFVACCPFHNEKTPSFSVSAEKQFYHCFGCGAHGTVLTFLMEHGRLDFFEAVHELASRLGVSVVYEAGSESNASVLDTQGELYQVMASALRYFQQQLYAPVGREALAYLQQQRGLSDAIIAEFALGYAPAEWDGLLRALSVDKSVLLQAGLLSEHESGKLYDRFRHRVIFPIYDQRGQVIAFGGRVLDDSKPKYLNSPETPLFSKGKELYHWDKVRKSRGLKRVVVVEGYMDVVALAQHAVSNAVATLGTATTPDHLQRLFRSVSDIVFCFDGDEAGRKAAWRAVETVLPLLQDGRQVSFAFLPQADDPDSFVRREGTAAFNQYLDDALPLSQFLLNHLTQQVKLETIEGQARLTELAKPLINQLPDGAYRDLLTKNLQKLVQVDLKRSTTLRSIGKKTENAFNRTPKQANFKELSLVEQLIVYLMLYPEFIQEIEYPNKKLSGLFLDNIDLLIHLIVLIRESPEITFASICEHWRDTAYAETINRLAVYQPHFLEEQRHFDIKQEFQDILQRLYIEYARQRWQFLLQKLQKGTITEEEKQEFKTINPKGVR from the coding sequence ATGCGTATTGCGCGTAGTTTTATTAATGATCTAGTGGCGCGTGCCGATATTGTTGAGATTGTTGATAGTTATGTGCCTTTGCGTAAAGCAGGACGGAATTTTGTCGCTTGTTGTCCTTTTCATAACGAAAAAACCCCTTCTTTTTCTGTCAGTGCAGAAAAGCAGTTTTATCATTGCTTTGGTTGTGGTGCACATGGCACTGTGCTGACTTTTTTGATGGAGCATGGACGCTTAGATTTTTTTGAGGCGGTGCATGAGTTAGCGTCACGGTTGGGGGTGTCAGTCGTTTATGAGGCTGGTAGCGAGTCTAATGCTTCTGTGCTTGATACTCAGGGTGAGTTGTATCAGGTGATGGCGAGTGCACTGCGTTATTTTCAACAGCAGTTGTATGCGCCTGTTGGGCGTGAGGCGTTGGCGTATTTGCAGCAACAACGGGGGCTGTCGGACGCTATTATTGCTGAATTTGCTTTGGGGTATGCACCTGCTGAGTGGGATGGGTTGTTAAGGGCTTTGTCGGTTGATAAGTCGGTTTTATTGCAGGCGGGTTTATTAAGCGAGCATGAGTCGGGAAAGTTGTATGACCGTTTTCGTCATCGGGTGATTTTTCCGATTTATGATCAGCGTGGGCAGGTGATTGCCTTCGGTGGTCGGGTTTTGGATGATAGTAAGCCAAAGTATTTGAACTCGCCAGAAACGCCCTTATTCTCTAAAGGTAAAGAGCTTTATCATTGGGATAAGGTGCGTAAGTCTCGGGGTTTAAAGCGGGTTGTGGTGGTTGAGGGGTATATGGATGTTGTTGCATTAGCACAACATGCGGTTTCTAATGCGGTAGCAACTTTAGGAACGGCAACAACGCCTGATCATTTGCAACGATTATTTCGGAGTGTGAGTGATATTGTTTTTTGTTTTGATGGGGATGAGGCAGGACGTAAAGCCGCATGGCGGGCGGTAGAAACGGTATTGCCTTTGTTGCAAGATGGTCGGCAGGTGAGTTTTGCCTTTTTACCGCAAGCGGATGACCCTGATAGTTTTGTCCGACGGGAAGGAACAGCCGCATTTAATCAGTATTTGGATGATGCCTTACCGTTATCGCAGTTTTTATTAAATCATTTAACGCAGCAAGTAAAGCTCGAAACGATTGAAGGGCAAGCACGTTTAACAGAGTTGGCAAAACCATTAATAAATCAGTTACCTGATGGGGCTTATCGGGATTTATTAACAAAAAATTTGCAGAAGTTAGTGCAGGTAGATTTAAAAAGATCGACTACACTTAGAAGCATTGGCAAAAAAACAGAAAATGCTTTTAATAGAACACCTAAGCAAGCAAACTTCAAAGAGTTGTCATTAGTTGAACAGCTTATTGTGTATTTAATGCTTTATCCTGAATTTATCCAAGAAATTGAATATCCTAATAAAAAATTATCAGGGCTTTTTTTAGATAATATTGATTTATTGATTCATTTAATTGTTTTAATTAGAGAGTCGCCAGAAATCACTTTTGCGAGTATTTGTGAGCATTGGCGCGATACAGCGTATGCAGAGACGATTAACCGTTTAGCTGTTTATCAACCGCATTTCCTAGAAGAACAACGGCATTTTGACATTAAGCAAGAATTTCAGGACATTCTTCAACGTTTATATATTGAATATGCAAGGCAACGTTGGCAGTTTTTATTGCAGAAATTACAAAAAGGGACGATAACAGAAGAAGAAAAACAGGAGTTTAAAACAATAAACCCTAAAGGGGTTCGTTAA
- the rpsU gene encoding 30S ribosomal protein S21 encodes MPNVRVKENEPFEVAIRRFKRSCEKAGVLAEVHRREFYEKPTSIRKRKAAAAVKRHMKKLQRDVTRRERLY; translated from the coding sequence ATGCCTAATGTCCGCGTCAAAGAAAATGAACCTTTTGAAGTTGCTATCCGTCGTTTCAAACGTTCTTGTGAAAAAGCTGGTGTTCTTGCTGAAGTTCATCGCCGTGAATTCTACGAAAAACCCACCTCCATCCGTAAACGTAAAGCCGCTGCCGCTGTCAAACGTCATATGAAAAAGCTTCAACGTGATGTGACTCGCAGAGAGCGTCTTTACTAG